From Romeriopsis navalis LEGE 11480:
CGTGTAGTTGACGGCGTTTTCTTCTTTCTGGTTCTTACTCGCACCGCCAACCAGTAAGACCTCGCCATTCGGTAAGGCAGTGGCATTCGCCCAATGGCGAGGTTGACTTAATCCGCCCGTCGCCGCGACTTTAGGGACACCACCACGAATGTCGATCGTCGAAGCCTGTTGCACCCCTTGAATCACCAAAATTTTATTGGTGTCGTACATCACCGCCGGAGCCGAACTGCTCAAATTTGGACCGGGTAACTGCCCCAGCTTTTCCCATGACCCCGTCCCCCGAGGATTTAAAGCCCACATTTGATTCTTACCACGGGGTAGGACTAAGACCTTACCGCCCGGCATCACATAACTCTTGGGGTACCACCAACCATTTTGATAGATCTCACTATTGGTCGCCCCCGTTAGCAGTTTCCACTTTTGCGTTTTGGGGTTGTAGATCTCCGGCGTCAGAACCGATTTTTTCTTCTCATCGCGGCCACCCTGGAGCAAGACTGTGCCATTCCCTAACGTCGTTACGGCGGGATACCAACGGGACAGGTTCATCGACTGCGGCAACCGGCGCAGGGAATTATCGCTAGGGTTGAACAGTTGGGCCGTCGCAATCCCGAAGTTGCGGACACCATTAATTTCTTGGGAGCCACCCGTAATCAGCACTTGGCCACTCGGTAGCAACACTTGCCCACTACAGAAGATATTTGTATCGGTAATCGTCGGTAATGTCAGATGCGATTTTCGTCGGAGGCCCTGAGCGGGGTTCCAAACATCATAGAAAAAGCCAGTACCATTATCCGCCGCCGGATTTGTCCCGTAGGATAAGACCTTGCCATTCGGCAACAACACGGCATGAATGGGCACGATCGGCCAGCCGCCAACCCGTGACCATTTCCCCTTGATATGGGCATCACTCGGAGCCGCTTCCTCCGCTGGTAGCAACAGTCGATCCGCCTCAGCGGGGGTCGGGCCAAGGTCGATCGGGGGTTTCATATTACCGAG
This genomic window contains:
- a CDS encoding galactose oxidase-like domain-containing protein, encoding MMLRFPNRSAWLGLTVVCTAVLALGHADRAEGMAGMLDEEEQLGNMKPPIDLGPTPAEADRLLLPAEEAAPSDAHIKGKWSRVGGWPIVPIHAVLLPNGKVLSYGTNPAADNGTGFFYDVWNPAQGLRRKSHLTLPTITDTNIFCSGQVLLPSGQVLITGGSQEINGVRNFGIATAQLFNPSDNSLRRLPQSMNLSRWYPAVTTLGNGTVLLQGGRDEKKKSVLTPEIYNPKTQKWKLLTGATNSEIYQNGWWYPKSYVMPGGKVLVLPRGKNQMWALNPRGTGSWEKLGQLPGPNLSSSAPAVMYDTNKILVIQGVQQASTIDIRGGVPKVAATGGLSQPRHWANATALPNGEVLLVGGASKNQKEENAVNYTEMWNPNTGQWTPGATAQKSRLYHSTALLLPDGRVLIGGGGPPGPVVNQNAEIYSPPYLFKPDGSGKRAARPKIVTPIAGARYGQTVNVNFSNAQKISRVTLIRTGSVTHSFNMDERMRRLPFTQQGKQLRIRFPKGRNVTPPGHYMLFLVNDQGVPSKSRIIKLR